From the genome of Pseudomonas mohnii:
CGCTGATTGCGCCAGGTATGGGTCACGCTGTGCTTTTCCAGCACCAGATGGTCGATCCCTTCCTGTTGCAGGTAATGGCTGGCGGACAACCCGGCCTGGCCACCGCCAACGATGATCACACTGTAATGTGAGGTTTTGATTGAGGTGAGATGGCTGGTCATAACGTTGCTCCTGTCATGGGTGACGATAAGCATCAAGGGGAAATTCAATGAATCAGAACGAACTCCAGCCTGCGCCGATCACCTGACCGGCGCCTTCGGTCCGCATGCTGAGAATGTCCACCTGCCCTTCTTCGTGGGCAGGCGCTTGAAAATCACTGGCCTGTCCCTTCAATGAACTCAAGGTGTCCATGGCCGAGCTGCAATAGAACCCCTTGACCTCCTTCACCCGCTCCGAGGCGTTGTTCAAGGCCTGTTCGATGCGCTGTAGAAACTCCGGCAACGGGTAGCTGGCGCCCTCTTCCAGGTATTGGAAAATCACGGTCGAGGGTGAATAGCCGGTGGTTTCGCGCCCATTGGGCCAGCGGATTCTGAAATTGACGGCGGGCATGTCAGTGCTCCTGTTTCAGGTTTAAAGGGGTGAGGTCGAGATGGGGGTAACTGAATCCGGTAAAGGCCTGCTCACGAAGGTTCCAGAATTCACCACGCTGTTGTCCGTGCCGGACGGTCAATGCGCCGCTTGAGTTCACTTGACCGATACGCTCACAGGGAATCCCTTCGAATGCGAAGGCTGTCTGGACTTGCGGCCAGTCACGCTCGTCGAGCGTCATCAGGAAGCCGTAGCTGGGAAACACCTGGAGCCAGCGTGCGAGGTCGGCATCCGGCGGACACGGCAGTGCAGCCAGATCGATGGTTGCGCCGCAGCCGGTGGTTTCCAGCAGCATCAACAGGCTGCCGAGAATCCCGGCGTTGCTGATGTCTTTGGCCGCGAGCAACAGTCGGGCATCGGCAAGGCGCGGCAATACGTGGATCTTGCTGCGCAGACGCTCGGCCGGTACGCCTTCGAAGGCTTTCCAATAGGTGCTGTCAGCGTGCCAGGCGCCTTCAAGGTCCACCGCCATGGCGATGACTTGGCCGGGAGCGACATGCAAGGTCGACAGCAGTGTTTGCGCAGTCCCTGTGATCGCCACGGCCAGCGCGGCGGGATGGTTCGCGTCGAGGCTGGTGTGCCCACCGGCCAACAGCAAGCCATAGGCTTCACAGGCTGCACGGATGCCCGCCAGAATCTGCTGCGCGGCGTCTTTGTCGTGATGCCAGTAGGCGTTGACCACCGCCGTGGCACGACCGCCCATGGCCGTAATGTCACTGACATTGGCCATGACCGCTGACCATCCTGCAAACCACGGCGCAGCCTCGACAAAGGCCGGCAACATGCCTTCGATGGCCAGCAGCTGAAACTGATCGCCACAGGCAATCGCTGCTGTGTCGTCGCCAGGCAAGGCGTAAAGCTGCTCGCGGGTCAGCGCTTGTGTTGCGCGACCCACCACGGCGGCAGGCTGCTGAATCGCCTGTTTGGAGCGCATGGCTGGGGTGGTCCGCAAGGTGTCGATCAGCGCCGCCAGATCAAGAGCGTCAGTCATGGCGAGCCACCTTCAGCGCACGCAATGAGACCTGGCGCGGCATCAGCGGGTAGCTCGGCAAATCCGCTTGCATCAAGCAATGCGGCTGGCCGAGCAACTCCAGCTTTTCCAGGGTTTGCCAGCGCAGGCCATGGAAATAGACTTCGTTCTGCGCCTGCACCGTAGCGCGAAACACTTCGCAGCCCAGTTCCTTGGCCCGCGACACGGCTTCGTTGACCAACGCCTTGCCGATCATGCTGTGGCGACGATACGCCGCCGCCACGCATAGACGCCCACCAAACCATAGGCCTGGCTCCGGCTGGTAGATGCGCACCGCGCCCACCACCTGATCGGCGATTCCGCAATTGCCGGCCAGGGCGACAATGGCAATCGCCTGAAAATCATGGCTGTCCTTGTCCTGCACCAGCAGTTGTTGCTCATCGGAAAATACCGACCGACGCAGGGCAAAATAGGCTTGTTTCTCCCAGTGTTCGCTGGCGGGCTTGACCCATAACTCGCCCGCGCGGAACGGCTCGAAGGTACTGTCGACCAGGGCAAAGGCGGAATTCGACATAGGGATTCTCCGGCTTATTCGTAGCTTTTCAGGGCCGAGCACGCGCCGCATTTGGCGCAACCGGCGTTGATCTGATCGGAGTGCAATCCGTGGCGGCGCAAGCTGGCGCCGATCTGCGGATAAAGCCGGGCCATCATCGCGCTCTCCGGTTTTGGGTGATGGGCCAATGGCGTGCCGTCGATGGGCACGAACGGCACCACGAACGGATACACACCCAACGCGCATAAACGTTCGCTCATCTCGCTGATGGCGGCTTCGCTGTCGCCCAGGCCGGCCAGGATGTAGGTGCTGACCTGGCCCCGACCGAAGACCTCGACCGCTGCGCTGAAGGCTTCGAAATAGCGGCTCAGCGGCACTTCGGCCTTGCCCGGCATGATCCGGTGGCGCACTTCATCGGTGACGGCTTCCAGATGGATACCCAGTGACACCACTCCGCTGTCGGCCAGGCGCTGGAACCAGCGATCATCGTCCGGCGGCTCGCATTGCGCCTGAATCGGCAAATCGACAGCGGCTGTAACGGCGGCGGCCGATTCACACAAAATCGCCGCGCCACGGTCCGGCGTTTGTGGTGTGCCAGTGGTCATCACCATGTGCTTGACGCCATCGAGTTCCACCGCGGCCTTTGCCACTTCCGCCAGTTGCTGCGGGCGTTTTCGGGCAATGGTTTTGCCCGCCGCCAGCGATTGGCCGATGGCGCAGAACTGGCAGGAACTGCCGCGATCATTGAAACGAATGCAATGCTGCAACACCGTGGTCGCGAGGACATCGCTGCTGTGCAGCGTGGCGATTTTCCAATAGGGAATGCCATCGGCGGTGCTCAAACCGTAGAACTTCGGCACACCGGGCATTTGCACCTGCCCCACCTGCAAGCCTTCCCGGAAGATCAGCGCCTGACTGCCATCGGCGTTGGGCTGCGCCTGGTAGGGCGAATCCTGTGAAGCCTGATTGAGGATCGGCACCATCATGGTCCGACTGCCAAAACTCAGCGCCTTGTGGTCCGACGGCCCCGCGCCGCCTTGTCGGGACAAACCGTTTTGTGCCGCCGGCCAACGCACGCCATGGCATTGCAACTCGGCCAGCAATTCATTGGCTCGCATGATCGAACTCCTCGGTGGCCAGCGCCGCGAAGTGCGTACCGCGCTCATGGACATGGGCCGTCGGCGTGCGGTCGATCAACAGGCTGAGCAGTTCCGGACGGCTGTAATGCCCGACCGAATCCATCATGCGTTTGCGCTTGTCGATCAAGGCCAGGTCGAGATCGGCAATGACCACGCCTTCGCCGCCACGCAGCGGCTCGCCGAGCAATTTGCCTTCGGGCGACACGACGGCCGTGAAGCAGCCACCGGAGATCGGGCCGAGCCCACAACCGGTGTCCTGCATGATCTGGCCCTGCTGATCGGCATCCAGCCACGCGGTGGCATTGACCACGAAGCACCCGGACTCCAGGGCGTGATGGCGGAGGGTGACTTCGATCTGCTCGGCAAAGATGTCGCCCACCAGTGAGCCGGGAAACATCGCCGCGTGAATCTGCTCGCCGTCCGCCATCAAGGCGTAACGGGCCAGCGGGTTGTAATGCTCCCAGCATGCCAGCGAACCGATGCGCCCCACGGCGCTGTCGATGGCGCGCAGACCCGAACCATCACCCTGCCCCCAGACCATGCGCTCGTGGTAGGTCGGGGTGATTTTGCGCCGATGCTGAATCAGGCTGCCGTCGGCATCGAAGAGTAACTGCGCGTTGTAGATCGTGCCGCCGTCGCGCTCATTGACGCCGATGGAAACCACCATCCCTGCTTGCTTGCAGGCCTCGCCAATGGCCAGGGTCGCGGCGGATGGGACCGTGACGGATTGATCGAGCAATTTGAGGTGTTGTGCACCCATGGCGAACGCCGGCTGCACAAACGAAAAGTATGGGTAGTACGGCACCACCGTCTCCGGGAACACGGCGAACTGCACGCCTTGTCGACCGAGGGCGATGATCTGTTGGCAGACCTTGTCCACGGTGCCTTCGCGGCTGTAAAGCACTGGGCTGATCTGAACGGCGGCTGCGCGAATGATGGCCATGATGGGGGTCCTGAAGTCAGTAGTGTTCGGAAGATCAACAGCGGTCCTGTGGGAGCTGGCTTGCCTGCGATTCGGGTGACGCGGTGCATCAGTTACACCGATCGCGAGCAAGCTCGCTCCCACAAGGTTTTTTGTGCGTCAGGCGGTCCAGGTATCGATGATCATCGCGCCTTCACGGCGCATCAGCAGGCGCAGGTCCATGACGTCCAGTGGGTTGATCGGGCGGATGCCTTCGATCAGGGCTTTTTCGGTCTGGCCGTACAGCGCTTGCAGGGCGAAGCGGCAGGCGTAAACCTCACCGCCCTCCTCCATGAACTGCATCAACTGCTTGTTCACCGCCAGGTGGCCGGGAAATGCTTCGGCGCCCAAGGTCGGGAAGCCGCGTTGCACGCCCAACTGCACGCCGGGTCCATACAGCAGGATTTTGGTTTCGAAGCCTTTGCGCAGCAGGCGCTTGGCTTGAAGCATATTGACCAGGCCAATGGAGCCCTCGAAAGCGATGGTGTGAAAGGTGATCAGCACTTTCTCACCAGGCTCGGCTTTGATGTCCTCGAAGACTTTTTCTTCGTAATTGACCAGGAAGTCGCCGTCTTTGTAATGGGGGATGTCCACGCTTGGCATAGTGTCGCTCTCCAGTTTTCTTCGTGCTTTGACGTCAGCCTGTATTGGCTGCCGGGTTGCAGGAGATAGAGCGAACGCCGTGCCAGAAAAATAAAACCTTTTTCGTAACGACTTATCCCATTGATTTTTATGTAAATACTGAACTGATCCGGTGTTTGATTTCGCATCTGATGCTTTCGCCGAACCACGCATTCCCGTAGAAATACGAGTATTCGTAGTGGCAAAACACGAGATTTCGTAGTCATGACTGAAGCAGACTCTCTCAGCGGTTGGGCCGACCTGGCGTATTCGTCACGGCATATGGTGTTTGAACATTGCGCCGAAGCCATCGCGCTGCTCAATCCGTTTTCCGACCGGTTGGGCGACCTGAACATCGCCGCCTGCAAGTTGCTCGGCTATCCCCGCCAGGAACTGCTGGAGCTACCGGTGAGCAAGCTGTTCGGGCATCAACTGGCGGACCTGATCGTCTTCACCCAGGCAGTGATGGACAAAGGCCGCGGCTGGACAGATGAACTGAGTTGCAACTGCAAAAGCGGCGAACGCATCGAACTGGAAATCTCCGCCACCACCCTACAAATCAAGGGCGTACAACACCTCATTTTGGTGCTGCGTGAACGCAGTCAGGAGAAGTACCAGCGCGACCAGGCCCAGACCGAGCGCACCATGCGCGGCGGGCTGATCGAGTGGCGCAACATCCTTAACCTGTTCCAGGAAAATGAACGCGACAACCAACTGCTGCTCAGTTCCGTGGGCGACGGCATCTACAGCATCAACAGCGAGGGCCTGGCCACCTTCGTCAACCCCGCCTGTGCGCGGATGCTGGGTTGGGAAACCCAGGACATGATCGGCAAGAACATCCACCGCATTCACCACCACACCCATGCCGATGGCAGTCATTACCCGGTCGAACAGTGCCCGATCTATAAGGCGGTGCACGATGGTGTGATTCATGAGGGTCGTCAGGAAGTGTTCTGGCGCCGGGATGGCAGTTCGTTTCCGGTGGAATTCACCAGCACTCCGGTGATTTCCGAGGGCCGTATCGTCGGTGCGGTGGTGGTGTTCCGCGACATCACCGAGCGGCGCAGCACGGAAAACCAGCTGCAAAGTGCCCTGGATGAACTCAAGGTACTCAAGGAGCGTCTCGAAGAGCAGAACGCTTACTTGCAGGAAGAGATTCACATCGAGCACAACTTCCGCGAAATCGTCGGCCAGAGCGAGCCGATCAAAAAAATCATCCGGCAGATCGACGTGGTCGCCCCGACCGATGCCAGCGTGTTGATCAACGGTGAATCGGGAACGGGCAAGGAGCTGATTGCCCGCGCCATCCACCAGGCCAGTCGCCGCAATGCCCATCCGCTGATTCGGGTCAATTGCGCGGCGATCCCTGCGGAATTGTTCGAGAGCGAGTTTTTCGGGCACATCCGGGGCGCGTTTACCGGGGCGGTGCGTGATCGCGTCGGGCGCTTTGAGCTGGCTGACGGAGGCACGCTGTTCCTCGACGAAATCGGCGAAATTCCCCTGGAGCTGCAAAGCAAGCTACTGCGAGTGTTGCAGGAAGGTCAGTTCGAGCGCGTCGGTGAAGAACGCACGCGCAAGGTCGATGTCAGGATCATTGCCGCGACCAACCGCGATCTGCGTCAGGAAGTCGAGGCCAGGCACTTTCGCGAAGACCTGTACTTTCGCCTGAACGTATTCCCGATCAAGTCGCCGCCATTGCGTGATCGATCGATGGACATCGGCGCCCTGGCCGCACACTTCCTCAAGCAGACCGGCAAACGCTTGAACATGCCTGGCAGGCGATTGCGCAACAGCGACATCGAACGCCTGCAACGCTACTCATGGCCAGGCAATATTCGCGAGTTGCAAAACGTCATCGAGCGTGCGTTGATCACCTCGATCGGCGCGGACCTGAACCTGGATTTGCCCGACGAACCTAAAGCCAGCCTCAACGCCACGCCACAACCTCCCCCCTTGTCCGTGATCATGACTGACGCCCAGATTCGCGAGCTTGAACGCAACAACATGCAAGCAGCACTGAAGGCCGCGGATGGAAAGCTGTTCGGCAAGGGCGGTGCTGCTGAACGGCTGGGGCTCAAGCCCACGACGCTGGCATCGAGGTTCAAGCGGCTGGACATCAAAGTGGGCGATTGATCATCGCCGCCCTGCCGGCCTCATGATGAATATCTACCCTGCCTGAACCGCCTTGGGCAATGTCGCACAGGCCGGGTAGTCAAATGCACGGCACATGCTCAGGGGGCGAGGATTTCCTGCAGAAATTCAATGAACACATTAATGCGACTGGAACCACGATGATTGGGCAGGTACAGCGCATTGATACAACTGCTGGCACTGCCAGGGTTGACCTCGTACTGCTCCAGCACACGCGTCAGGCGACCTGCGCTGACATCGTCACGCACCAACCAGTCGGCCAATAGCGTCACCCCGCCCCCGGCCAACGCCGCCTCACGCAGAATGTCGGCGTTGTTGCTTTGCAGCCTTCCCTGCACATTCAAGCGAATGATTTCCTCATCACCCTGGAATGTCCAATTGTGGTGGCCTGTGCGGTAATCAAAACGCAGGCATTGGTGCTCCAGCAGATCATGGGGGTGTCGGGGCAGTCCGGTACGCGTCAGGTAATCGGGGCTCGCCACTACCCAACGCTGGAAATCGCCCAGGCGCTTGCTGACGATGTCTTCACTGACGACCGATGAACCCAGGCGCACGGACACATCTATTTGCTCGCTGAGCAGGTCACTGACCTCGTCGCTCAGCGCGAGGCTGATCTCCAGGCCAGGATGACGATCCAGCAGTCGTCCCAGATGCGGCGCGATGATGCGTCGGCCGAACTCCACCGGGACGCTGGCCCGTAAGCGTCCCTGGGCTTCGCTGCCACGGTCGGTCACGACGGCATCGGCCTCGTCGATGGCCTCGAGGATCGCCACGGCTTTATCGAAATAGTGCTGCCCTGCCACCGTGACGCTCGTGTTGCGCGTGGTGCGATTGAGCAAGCTGGCGCCCAACTCACTCTCCAGCCCCGCTACCTGCCGGGTCACAGACGAAGTGGAGATGCCAAGCTTGCGCGCCGCAGACGAATACCCCCCACAGCGTACGGTTTCGACAAACATTTTGAGCGCCAGCAACTTATCCATAAGCGGAGTCCAGGATCGAAAAGGTAAGGTAACGACTGTGCATGACCAGGCGTTTCACGTCTTGCATGGATGTGCTTAACCAGGTGGATTAAACCCGATACGAGCCGCTGAATCAGGATGGCGTGATGCCCATGATCCGATTGCCCATGTACACTCCCCAGTCCCTCATGCGCTTGCCTTCTGCAAGTTGCTGTCTTTGCCAGGTCTGCAGGGCTTTGTCGAGATCGCCATTGTCGTCGATGGCCTGCGCCAGGAACAGTGCATTGCGGGCCGCCTTGGCCGTGCTTCCGGCGGTATGGGGCCGCGGTACAAAAGCGGCATCGCCGGTCAACAGCACACGTCCGAACACCATTTGTGGAACGTCGAGATCAAGGATCGCCTGGACAAAAATGTCCTGGGTCTGGCGTATCAGTTCGCGAAAAGCCGGATTTGCATATCGCTCGCCCATTTCCCGCAGATAAGCCTCCTGCTCCGCCGCCAAAGCCCCCGGTGGAATGGAGTGGTTACGCCGCTGGCCGTCGCGATCAGTGAGCACGGCGTCCAGTTCCGGCCCTTGCGCGGCTTTCAAATACCATAGCCAGTTGAACCGACGCTCGCCAGGCTCAATGGAGCCGTTCAAGCCCGGCACCATGTATTCGAGCATCAGCGATCCAGGGTCCTGTTGAAAGACAAAGTCCTCGTAAAGCTGCGTCTTGGCGAAGTCTGCAAGTCGGTCTTCATCAACAAGCCCACGCCAAACCACATAGCCCGAATAGCCAGGTTGCGCCCCGGGCAACACCCTGCTCCGCACGGATGAACCCGCCCCATCGGCCCCCACCAGCAGGTCTGCCTCGGCACGACTGCCATCGGCGAACATCGCCGTCACCCGGTGCTCGTCCTGAGCCAGATCCACCAGCGTCTTGCCACGGTGATAGTGCTCGGCGGGAAATGCCGAAAACAATGCGTTGTACACGGTGTTCCAGGACGTCTGTGTTTGCGGCATCGGTTCTTTATGCAAGACGCTACCGGCTCGATCCAGATACAGGCGATCATGGGAGCGGACACCCAGCGCATGGGTATGTTGGATGCCTGCATAGCGAAAATGCTGCAGGACATCCGCTTGCAGAACAATGCCTCCGCCACGGCTATCCATTGCCGCGGGGGAGCGCTCGAAAACATCGACTTGCCAGCCAATTGCCCGCAACGCTGTGGCGGCAAACAGGCCGCCCAGAGAACCACCGATGACCAGGGCTTTCGGACTATCCGGATTCTTCATTACCTTTCTCCTTGCGTAGTGGTGATTCCCGAACCAACCGGTTTTGAGCTGCGTTATGCCAGCGCCGGATAGTCGATATAGCCCTTGGCGTCGCCGCCAAAAAAGCTGTTGCCGTCCGCCGGGTTGAGTTCGGTACGCCCGCGCAGGCGAGCCGGCAAGTCGGGGTTGGCAATGAACGGGCGACCGAACGCGATGACGTCGGCACGCCCTTGCGCGATGGCGCGTTCAGCGGTCTCTGCGGTGTACCCCCCCGCCAGCATCAGAACGCCGTGGAAGTCAGCACGCAGCTGTTTGATGATGGCGTCCCAGCGTGGATCATTACTTTCATCGAGCACCGTGCCGACCATCATTGGTTCCACGAGGTGCAGGTAGGCGAGATTCCATTGATTGAGCCGGGAAGCAATGTAGCCAAAGGTCTGTTCCGGGGTGTCATCGCCCATTCCCATGAATCGCCCCATCGGTGTCAGGCGCACGGCAACGCGTTCGGCCCCGACTTCTTCGGTCACCGCTTGAACCACTTCGAGCAGCAGCCGTGCACGGTTTTCAATACTTCCACCGTAGCGATCGCTACGCTGATTGCTGGCACTGTTGATGAATTGGTCCAGCAAGTAGCCATTGCCCGCGTGGATTTCCACGCCGTCCATACCGGCCAGAAGCGCATTGCGCGCGGCCTTGCGGAAATCAGAAACGATCGCCTCGATCCCCGAGATGTCCAGTTCCTGAGGGACTGGAACATCACCCCACACCCCCTCGCCCTGCTCATTGAGGATGAAGGTCTTGCCGGGGACCGGCTGTGCGGTCGGCGCGACCGGCAAGCCGCCGTTCGGTTGAAACACGGGGTGTGACACCCTCCCCACATGCCAAAGCTGCAGGAAAATGCGCCCGCCCTCCGCATGCACGGCGTCGCTGACCGCTTTCCAGCCGTGAATCTGCTCGTCGCTATGGATGCCCGGCGTCCAGGCGTAACCCTGACCCTGCTGCGAAATCTGAGTGGCCTCGGTGATGATCAACGCGGCACTGGCGCGCTGACGGTAGTACTCGACGTTCATCGATGTCGGCACGTTGCCGGGCTGCCCTGCCCGCGAGCGAGTCAAAGGGGCCATGGCGACACGGTGATCAAGGTTGAGTTGACCGAGTTTGATGGGGCTGAACAAGTGCTGGGACATGATAATTTCCTGTAGGGATCGGGATTGAACAAGCGGCTCAAGCGGCCTGGTTTTGTTTCAGTATCTGGATCATGATTTCGCTGGGTTGTGCGCCACTGATCACGTCATCCGCGATCTCAATGGTCGGCACCGAACGCACACCGGACGCCTTGCTTTGCGCTTCGAGCTTCAAGACTTCAGTCGTGCCTTCATCGGTGTTGAGAAAGTCGACAATGACCTTGCGGTCCAGTCCTGTTTCGCCAGCGATATCGGCTAACACATTGAGGTCGCCGATATCCCGCCCCTCGCCGAAGTACGCCTTGAAAATGGCCTTGACCAGGCATGCAGCGTCTTTACCCGCCTGTTGCTCGCGCCATACCAAGCGATGCGCGGCCAGGGTGTTGGGGGTTGTTTCGACGCGCTCATAATGGAACCCGAGGCCGACGGCTTTACCGGCGTGGGTGACCTGCGCGTCCATGGCCTGGCTGCGCGCCCAACTGCCGAATTTGCCAGAGCGATAGGCCTTGCGATCCATGCCTCGAACAGGCATGTCCGGGTTCAATTGGTAAGGCAGGAAATGAATGGGGTGGTCAGTTGGAAAACCCGACGCGGCCAGTGCGCGCTCGAGGTTTTCCTCACCGATCCAGCACCATGGGCAGATGAAGTCGTAAGTCACCTGAATGGTTGATGAATGCAAACTCATGATGGTCTCCGTGGTTGAATGTTTTCACACCCCCAAGGTAAGCCTCCAGCGCCCTCCGGAATATCCACCTGCCGCGCAACGTTGCTTTTCGCAAAACGCAACGCTGAGGTGATCGGCGCGTCGGCCCATGGCTGCCGTTGCGCACGGCGCAACGTAGCGTTGCGTCTTGATGGGCTACACGATCACCAGCGCCCTGTCTAAGCTCACCGAGCAGAAATCGCCGTACGCCAATCGCACGCGGCGGATTGAAAAATCTGTCGTTTACTCAGTTCGAGAGGTAAGGCGATGAAGCGCAAGACGATCATCGGTGCCGTTGTGGCGCTCGGCGTGGTGGGAATAGGGTTCGCGTTCTGGATGATGTGGAGGCCGGAAATCGCTGCTGTCAGCCCGCCGCAGAGTGCCGGAAAGGAAACCCTGGACAGAGGCCGGCGCATTGTCGAAGCGGGCGACTGCGCGGTCTGCCACACGCGGCCCGGGGGCGATTACATGGCGGGCGGCTTGCCATTGATCACGCCCTTCGGAACACTCTTCACCACCAACATCACCCCGGACCCGGAAACCGGTATCGGCAAGTGGTCGCTGCCGGCCTTTGAACGAGCCATGCGTGAAGGCATCGCCCGCGACGGTCACTTCCTCTACCCGGCCTTCCCCTACGTGCATTACCGAAAGTTGAGTGGTGCCGATATCGCGGATGCCTACGCCTTCCTGATGAGCGTGGACCCGGTCAAATACACCGCACCTGAAAACCATATGGTTTTCCCCATGAACTTCCGTGCGCTGGTGTCGTTCTGGAACTTGCTGTTCCTGCATGGCGACCCGCTGGAACCGATTCCCGACCGGTCTGCGCAATGGAACCGCGGACGCTATCTGGTCGAAGGCGCGGGACACTGTTCGTCCTGTCATTCGCCGCTGAATCTGATTGGCGGCGAAAAGAGCAGCGAGCTGTTCAACGGCGGTGTCGTCGACGGCTGGACGGCCCCCTCCCTGCGCGGGATGGCCGACGCGCAACACCCCTGGAATGAAGCCCAGTTGGTCGCCTATCTGACGGGCAAGGTCGCCGAAGATCACGGCGCGGCGGCGGGCCCGATGTTGCCGGTCAGCCTGAGCATCGCGCAATTGCCGGTGGAAGATGCCCAGGCCATCGCCCGCTATATCCTCGACCTCAAAAAAACCTCGTCGGACGCCACGTCACCGCCCTGCCCGCCAGCGGCCAATCCCACTGCCAAGACGCTGCCCGGTGCGGCGCTGTTCGAGGGTGCCTGCGCAAGTTGCCACAGCTCCGCCGCCCCCATGCGCACCCTTGATTCGAGGCCCGCGCTGGTCAACACCAGCGCCGTCAGGGCGGACTCGCCACGTAATCTGATCCAGACCATTTTGCAGGGCATCCCGATGTCCACTGCCGCTGCCAGCCACTACATGCCGGCCTTCGCAGACAGTCTGGATGACATCCACCTCGCCGCCATCGCCGAGTACTTGCGCAACGAGAGCTGCCCGACCAGGCCCTGGACGGATCTCGACAAGACAATCAAGAGCATTCGGACTCAGGAGTAGCCACCGTGATCACACTCGACATCAACGGCAAGACGCATGAACTGGACATCCCGCAAGACATGCCGCTGCTGTATGCCCTGCGCAACCAGGTAGGGCTCAATGGCGCGAAATACGGCTGCGGTCTGGGTCAGTGCGGCGCTTGCACGGTTTTAGTGAACGATAAACCGGTATTTTCATGCCTGACGCCCTGCGGCGCACTGGCGGGCAAGTCCGTGCGCACCGTGGAGAGCCTGGGCAGTGCCGACAAACCGGGACCGTTGCAGAAAGCCTTTATCGACGAGCAGGCAGCCCAGTGTGGTTATTGCATCGCGGGGATGATCGTACGGGCGCAGGCGCTGTTGGAGGCAAACCCTCATCCGGACGATGACACGATTCGTCGCCACATGGCGCCCAACCTGTGCCGCTGCGGCACTCATGTACGGATCCTCGCCGCTATCAAGTCGGTCATCGCGCAGGGAGACAAGGTATGAAGTCCTCAAGGCAAAACGTCGATCTGAGCCGCCGCGCCTTCGTGATAAACGGTGCATTGGTGATGGGGTTCGCCATGCTCCCGAGTATCCCGCGTGCCTTCGCCGACACCGAAGTGGACACCCTGGGTACGGAAATCCTGGCGCCTGATCTGCCAGGCAGTTTGCGGGCCACGCCC
Proteins encoded in this window:
- a CDS encoding LysR family transcriptional regulator; translation: MDKLLALKMFVETVRCGGYSSAARKLGISTSSVTRQVAGLESELGASLLNRTTRNTSVTVAGQHYFDKAVAILEAIDEADAVVTDRGSEAQGRLRASVPVEFGRRIIAPHLGRLLDRHPGLEISLALSDEVSDLLSEQIDVSVRLGSSVVSEDIVSKRLGDFQRWVVASPDYLTRTGLPRHPHDLLEHQCLRFDYRTGHHNWTFQGDEEIIRLNVQGRLQSNNADILREAALAGGGVTLLADWLVRDDVSAGRLTRVLEQYEVNPGSASSCINALYLPNHRGSSRINVFIEFLQEILAP
- a CDS encoding FAD binding domain-containing protein, producing the protein MKNPDSPKALVIGGSLGGLFAATALRAIGWQVDVFERSPAAMDSRGGGIVLQADVLQHFRYAGIQHTHALGVRSHDRLYLDRAGSVLHKEPMPQTQTSWNTVYNALFSAFPAEHYHRGKTLVDLAQDEHRVTAMFADGSRAEADLLVGADGAGSSVRSRVLPGAQPGYSGYVVWRGLVDEDRLADFAKTQLYEDFVFQQDPGSLMLEYMVPGLNGSIEPGERRFNWLWYLKAAQGPELDAVLTDRDGQRRNHSIPPGALAAEQEAYLREMGERYANPAFRELIRQTQDIFVQAILDLDVPQMVFGRVLLTGDAAFVPRPHTAGSTAKAARNALFLAQAIDDNGDLDKALQTWQRQQLAEGKRMRDWGVYMGNRIMGITPS
- a CDS encoding alkene reductase, whose amino-acid sequence is MSQHLFSPIKLGQLNLDHRVAMAPLTRSRAGQPGNVPTSMNVEYYRQRASAALIITEATQISQQGQGYAWTPGIHSDEQIHGWKAVSDAVHAEGGRIFLQLWHVGRVSHPVFQPNGGLPVAPTAQPVPGKTFILNEQGEGVWGDVPVPQELDISGIEAIVSDFRKAARNALLAGMDGVEIHAGNGYLLDQFINSASNQRSDRYGGSIENRARLLLEVVQAVTEEVGAERVAVRLTPMGRFMGMGDDTPEQTFGYIASRLNQWNLAYLHLVEPMMVGTVLDESNDPRWDAIIKQLRADFHGVLMLAGGYTAETAERAIAQGRADVIAFGRPFIANPDLPARLRGRTELNPADGNSFFGGDAKGYIDYPALA
- a CDS encoding DsbA family oxidoreductase, which produces MSLHSSTIQVTYDFICPWCWIGEENLERALAASGFPTDHPIHFLPYQLNPDMPVRGMDRKAYRSGKFGSWARSQAMDAQVTHAGKAVGLGFHYERVETTPNTLAAHRLVWREQQAGKDAACLVKAIFKAYFGEGRDIGDLNVLADIAGETGLDRKVIVDFLNTDEGTTEVLKLEAQSKASGVRSVPTIEIADDVISGAQPSEIMIQILKQNQAA
- a CDS encoding cytochrome c, with the protein product MKRKTIIGAVVALGVVGIGFAFWMMWRPEIAAVSPPQSAGKETLDRGRRIVEAGDCAVCHTRPGGDYMAGGLPLITPFGTLFTTNITPDPETGIGKWSLPAFERAMREGIARDGHFLYPAFPYVHYRKLSGADIADAYAFLMSVDPVKYTAPENHMVFPMNFRALVSFWNLLFLHGDPLEPIPDRSAQWNRGRYLVEGAGHCSSCHSPLNLIGGEKSSELFNGGVVDGWTAPSLRGMADAQHPWNEAQLVAYLTGKVAEDHGAAAGPMLPVSLSIAQLPVEDAQAIARYILDLKKTSSDATSPPCPPAANPTAKTLPGAALFEGACASCHSSAAPMRTLDSRPALVNTSAVRADSPRNLIQTILQGIPMSTAAASHYMPAFADSLDDIHLAAIAEYLRNESCPTRPWTDLDKTIKSIRTQE
- a CDS encoding (2Fe-2S)-binding protein, yielding MITLDINGKTHELDIPQDMPLLYALRNQVGLNGAKYGCGLGQCGACTVLVNDKPVFSCLTPCGALAGKSVRTVESLGSADKPGPLQKAFIDEQAAQCGYCIAGMIVRAQALLEANPHPDDDTIRRHMAPNLCRCGTHVRILAAIKSVIAQGDKV